A section of the Euwallacea fornicatus isolate EFF26 chromosome 12, ASM4011564v1, whole genome shotgun sequence genome encodes:
- the LOC136342719 gene encoding calcium release-activated calcium channel protein 1-like translates to MDQSTQVDLSTVAGNQHMKMKRHNTSGDLFYASSQQARNITLSHSWAQLRPSGGRPKSVNVAETFNRSKVTDAPLSLLSTPGLDTPLGSISRERTPPFSCNSSLASIGSKPPPMYIPPPPPPRLQSSIDEESTSSSKCYCKCYDMDTNRNGLKTLSNTPEGLSWRRLHKSRAKLKATATTSELLSGFAMIAMVELQINTPTNVPEWLFVMFAVCTTVLVAVHIFALMISTYILPNIESIAKLEICELISESPHERMRGFIELAWAFSTILGLFLFMVEVAILCWVKFWDYSFTAAVAATIIVIPVLITFVLFAAHFYHSLVVDKCNSSVSDMRKLEEMKQNLDEISKIGHSQV, encoded by the exons ATGGACCAGTCCACTCAGGTAGACCTTTCAACGGTCGCAGGGAATCAGCACATGAAAATGAAGCGGCACAACACCTCTGGGGATTTGTTCTACGCCTCCAGCCAGCAGGCTCGTAATATCACCCTCAGCCACTCTTGG GCCCAACTGAGGCCCTCCGGCGGGCGTCCCAAGTCGGTCAATGTGGCCGAGACGTTCAATAGGTCAAAAGTGACAGACGCTCCTTTGTCGCTGCTGTCAACCCCCGGGTTGGACACCCCGTTGGGATCCATATCGAGGGAGAGGACTCCACCCTTCTCTTGCAACTCCAGCCTGGCTTCCATTGGCAGCAAACCGCCTCCTATGTATATACCGCCACCTCCACCTCCTAGA TTACAGTCCAGCATTGATGAGGAGAGCACCAGCAGTTCCAAGTGTTACTGCAAATGCTACGACATGGACACCAACAGAAATGGCTTGAAGACACTGAGTAACACGCCCGAAGGATTGTCATGGAGACGGTTACACAAGTCCAGGGCCAAGCTCAAAGCCACCGCTACGACTTCGGAACTTCTCTCTGGTTTTGCCATGATAGCAATG GTGGAGCTGCAAATTAACACTCCAACCAACGTGCCTGAATGGCTATTTGTGATGTTCGCAGTGTGCACAACAGTCTTAGTAGCAGTGCATATATTTGCTCTAATGATATCTACCTACATCTTGCCCAACATCGAGTCCATAGCGAAGCTGGAAATTTGTGAGCTGATAAGTGAGAGTCCACATGAAAGAATGAGGGGATTCATCGAGCTCGCATGGGCCTTCTCCACCATCTTAG GTTTGTTCTTGTTTATGGTCGAAGTAGCCATACTTTGCTGGGTGAAGTTCTGGGACTACAGCTTTACAGCTGCGGTAGCCGCCACCATTATCGTGATCCCAGTGCTGATTACGTTCGTGCTCTTCGCGGCCCACTTCTACCACAGTCTAGTGGTGGATAAATGTAACTCTTCAGTTAGTGATATGCGCAAGTTAGAGGAGATGAAGCAGAACTTGGACGAGATTAGCAAAATTGGACATTCGCAAGTGTGA